TTGACGCTATCTCGACGAACAAAACCTCTTTTTTCCGGGAGGCGCTTCACTTCGAATTTCTGCGCGAGGTGGTTTTCCCGGCCCTCATGTCAAAGAAAAAAAATCTCCACGAGCGGCGAATACGAATCTGGAGCGCCGGCTGCTCCACCGGAGAGGAACCCTATTCCATCGCGATGGAGGCCGCGCGGGCGGACCTGCTCTCCCTTCCCCAGTGGGACACCCAGATACTCGCAACGGATATTTCCGAAGAAGTCTTGTGTCATGCGCGAGCGGCCACCTATCAATCGGAAAAGCTGGAGGATCTGCCCGAAGGCGACATCAAACGCTTCTTCTGCAATGTGGAGAAAGGGCGGTACCGGGTCAACGACAAACTGCGGAATCACGTCCAGTTCCGCCGGCTGAATCTTCACGAAAACACTTTCCCCTTCCAGAATCCTTTCGACATTATTTTTTGCCGAAATGTGATGATCTATTTCGATATGCCCAGCAAGCGAACCCTCCTCGACAAGTACTACCGCCACCTCTTGCCCGGCGGATACCTGTTCACGGGGCATTCGGAAAGCCTCTCCAGCATCCAGACGAATTTCCGGTACGTCCGCCCGGCCGTTTACCAGAAACCATCGCCCGCTTGAAACTCCCCCGCCCTCTTTCTCTTGCTTTCACGTGAACTCCGGAATGCCGGCTGCGCACGGAATCCCCGTCGTTGCCAAAAGACTTTTTTTCGCCTAGATTGTCCCTTCATGCAGACGCAGGTGCACCCCCCATACGGG
The sequence above is drawn from the bacterium genome and encodes:
- a CDS encoding protein-glutamate O-methyltransferase, which translates into the protein MKETPVFDIPRLSPEEFNSFRALIYRYTGISLNLQKIEMVRGRLSKRLRDLGLDSFQEYFEYLTGNALDSELPHLIDAISTNKTSFFREALHFEFLREVVFPALMSKKKNLHERRIRIWSAGCSTGEEPYSIAMEAARADLLSLPQWDTQILATDISEEVLCHARAATYQSEKLEDLPEGDIKRFFCNVEKGRYRVNDKLRNHVQFRRLNLHENTFPFQNPFDIIFCRNVMIYFDMPSKRTLLDKYYRHLLPGGYLFTGHSESLSSIQTNFRYVRPAVYQKPSPA